One genomic segment of Clostridium saccharoperbutylacetonicum N1-4(HMT) includes these proteins:
- a CDS encoding acyltransferase family protein: MEQNIGILREDTNQIKGIAILLVLLGHSRMWFQISDIIPNRMTTAGAWGVAIFLTLSGYGLTESFFKNGLSISFIKRRVIKVILPYAAVSALWFIVDFIAFHQTTSIKNVITTLLGVLLYEPYLDPTMWYITFMLFWYVVFFIIFLLPVHKGLKVAILLLVAFLLQHNTINLNSNWEYNYFTFPIGVLISYLKPIIFNKNSRIIINNTAIIVLLIISPYTIEFSNYTEISIAGICVTLWVITLISMLDYKSKILGFLGYISFEIYLLEGVIGGKYREIIGLGVTIRAFIAYLFITICLAYVFKKLQIFIGKISKKTIYEKANFAA, translated from the coding sequence TTGGAACAAAATATTGGAATTTTAAGAGAAGATACTAACCAAATAAAAGGAATAGCAATATTACTTGTACTCTTAGGTCATTCGAGAATGTGGTTTCAAATTAGTGATATTATACCTAATAGAATGACTACTGCAGGTGCTTGGGGGGTAGCAATCTTTCTGACATTATCAGGTTATGGTTTAACTGAATCATTCTTTAAAAATGGTTTATCAATTTCTTTTATTAAAAGGCGGGTGATTAAGGTAATCCTGCCATATGCAGCTGTTTCTGCTTTATGGTTTATAGTTGATTTTATTGCTTTTCATCAAACAACCTCAATAAAAAATGTTATTACAACATTGTTAGGTGTTTTACTCTATGAACCATATTTGGATCCAACTATGTGGTATATCACTTTTATGTTATTTTGGTATGTAGTATTCTTTATTATATTCTTATTACCTGTACATAAAGGCTTAAAAGTGGCGATATTGCTTTTGGTTGCTTTTTTACTGCAGCACAATACAATTAATTTAAATTCAAATTGGGAATATAATTATTTTACTTTTCCAATAGGAGTATTAATAAGTTATCTAAAGCCAATAATATTTAATAAAAACTCGAGAATAATTATAAATAATACTGCAATTATTGTTTTATTAATTATATCACCTTATACAATAGAATTTTCAAATTATACAGAAATTTCTATTGCAGGAATATGTGTTACGTTGTGGGTTATCACATTGATATCAATGTTAGACTATAAATCAAAAATACTAGGATTCCTTGGATATATTTCTTTTGAGATATATTTACTTGAAGGTGTTATTGGGGGGAAATATCGTGAAATAATAGGACTTGGAGTTACGATTAGAGCTTTTATTGCTTACTTATTTATAACAATTTGTTTGGCATATGTATTTAAAAAATTACAAATATTTATTGGTAAAATTTCAAAAAAGACAATATACGAAAAAGCTAATTTTGCAGCATAG
- a CDS encoding xanthine phosphoribosyltransferase, giving the protein MESLHKKILEEGKALSGNVLKVDSFLNHQVDPDLMFEMGTYFKKYFENHGVTKIFTIESSGIAPSVMTAMQMNIPMVILKKQTSKILSNDFYQTTVHSFTKGHDYELTLAKKYINEADRILIIDDFLANGEAALGAIRLVEDAGAEVAGIGIVIEKSFQPGYKILKDKGYDLYSLARIAKLGDNIIEFAD; this is encoded by the coding sequence ATGGAAAGTTTACATAAAAAAATTTTAGAAGAAGGTAAGGCTTTATCAGGAAATGTATTAAAGGTTGATTCGTTTTTAAATCATCAGGTAGACCCTGATTTAATGTTTGAAATGGGTACATATTTTAAAAAGTATTTTGAAAATCATGGTGTTACGAAGATATTTACTATTGAAAGTTCTGGAATAGCGCCATCTGTAATGACTGCAATGCAAATGAATATTCCAATGGTAATATTAAAAAAGCAAACTTCAAAAATATTAAGCAACGATTTTTATCAAACTACAGTTCATTCATTTACAAAAGGACATGATTATGAATTGACTTTAGCTAAAAAATATATTAATGAAGCTGATAGAATATTAATAATAGATGATTTTTTAGCAAATGGTGAAGCTGCACTTGGTGCTATAAGGTTAGTTGAAGATGCAGGTGCAGAAGTGGCTGGTATAGGAATAGTTATCGAGAAATCTTTTCAACCTGGATACAAAATACTAAAAGACAAAGGATATGATTTATATTCCTTGGCTAGAATAGCTAAATTAGGAGATAATATTATAGAATTTGCAGATTAA
- the larB gene encoding nickel pincer cofactor biosynthesis protein LarB: protein MNKDEIKVLLEQVKDNKIDVVQALEQLEDLPFKDLGFAKIDNHRELRVGYPEVIYCEGKTVEQVKDIIKFMLTKNNNILGTRATEEMYDAVKEICEEAEYNKLGRTIVIKKKEQQTTESYIAIVAAGTSDLPVVEEAYETARILGNRVEKIIDVGVAGIHRLFSRLDEIRGAKVVIVIAGMEGALASVIGGLVDKPVIAVPTSVGYGANFGGVAALLSMLNSCASGVTVVNIDNGFGAAYNASIINKL from the coding sequence GTGAATAAAGACGAAATAAAAGTTTTGCTAGAACAGGTTAAAGACAATAAAATAGATGTAGTACAAGCTCTTGAGCAATTAGAAGATTTACCTTTCAAAGATTTAGGTTTTGCTAAAATTGATAACCATCGTGAATTAAGAGTTGGTTACCCAGAAGTAATATATTGTGAAGGGAAAACAGTGGAGCAGGTTAAAGATATTATTAAATTTATGCTTACAAAAAATAATAATATTTTAGGGACTAGAGCTACAGAAGAAATGTATGATGCTGTAAAAGAAATATGCGAGGAAGCAGAGTACAACAAACTTGGGAGAACAATAGTAATTAAGAAAAAAGAGCAACAAACTACAGAGAGCTACATAGCAATTGTTGCTGCTGGAACTTCTGACTTACCAGTTGTAGAAGAAGCCTATGAAACTGCAAGAATACTAGGAAACAGGGTTGAAAAGATAATAGATGTTGGAGTTGCAGGCATACATAGGCTTTTTTCAAGACTTGATGAAATTAGAGGAGCAAAAGTTGTTATAGTGATAGCGGGGATGGAAGGCGCTTTAGCCAGTGTTATAGGCGGCCTTGTTGATAAACCAGTAATAGCAGTGCCTACAAGTGTAGGCTATGGAGCTAATTTTGGAGGTGTGGCAGCGCTTTTATCGATGTTAAATAGTTGTGCAAGTGGTGTTACAGTAGTTAATATTGATAATGGATTCGGTGCAGCCTATAATGCTAGCATAATTAATAAGTTATAA
- a CDS encoding energy-coupling factor ABC transporter ATP-binding protein has protein sequence MIKLENISFTYKNKVALDNVNIEIKEGEAIAVIGPNGSGKSTLLKLLNGILFASKGNYIFDREEINEQKLRNNKFLKLFHKRVGFVFQNSDAQLFCSTVFEEVAFGLMQMQLPEAEINLRVSDSLKLLNIEKLKDEHPYNLSGGEKKRVAIASTLALNPEVITLDEPMNGIDPKGKRFLKELLAALNKSGKTIICATHDFEYIDGIFNRVIVFSEDHKIIRDDKYESVLKDREFLREYNII, from the coding sequence ATGATAAAACTTGAGAATATTTCATTCACATACAAAAACAAGGTAGCACTTGATAATGTGAATATTGAAATAAAAGAAGGAGAAGCTATAGCTGTTATAGGTCCAAATGGAAGTGGAAAATCAACCCTTTTAAAATTATTAAATGGAATTCTTTTTGCAAGTAAGGGAAACTATATTTTTGATAGAGAAGAAATAAATGAACAAAAACTAAGAAATAATAAGTTTTTAAAATTATTTCATAAGAGAGTAGGTTTTGTTTTTCAAAATTCTGATGCTCAATTATTTTGTTCTACTGTCTTTGAAGAAGTGGCTTTCGGCTTAATGCAAATGCAATTACCAGAAGCTGAAATAAATCTAAGAGTAAGCGATAGTCTTAAGCTACTGAATATTGAAAAATTGAAAGATGAACATCCTTACAACTTAAGTGGTGGAGAAAAAAAGAGAGTTGCAATTGCAAGTACATTAGCTTTAAATCCAGAAGTAATTACTTTAGATGAACCAATGAATGGTATAGATCCAAAAGGAAAACGGTTCTTAAAGGAATTATTAGCAGCACTTAATAAAAGTGGGAAAACAATAATTTGTGCAACTCATGATTTTGAATATATAGATGGTATTTTTAATAGAGTTATCGTATTTTCAGAAGATCATAAAATAATAAGAGATGATAAATATGAATCTGTTTTAAAAGATCGTGAATTTTTACGTGAATATAATATTATATAA
- a CDS encoding GTP-binding protein, which produces MKKTIGILAHVDAGKTTFSEQLLYHTNSIKSRGRVDHKDSFLDNHDIERQRGITIFSDQGVFKFNSSTYYLVDTPGHIDFSSEMERSIAIMDYAIIIVSSVEGVQGHTKTVWNLLRKYNVPSIFFINKLDRVGADKNRVINEIRRDLTKDVCFVDNVNDFIDKINLSEELIEFISEYDDVLLEKYLKGNYDANIWGSTLKKLIKENRVFPCFGGSALMDEGVIEFLNTLDNLTYTDYNEKNGFSGRVYKIRYDENGNRITFIKALSGTLRVRDEIRYNEEYIENSNVGDTIASGITEKITAIRIYNGSKFKTVNCVEAGDLFAVQGLSKAVAGDGLGLLKDKTKFEMIPTLMSTVIFDKTLNIREVLRYFKILEAEDPSLNIIWNEALQEINVHIMGKIQLEVIKEVVKERFNLKVEFGPCQILYKETIADVTIGRGHFEPLRHYAEVHLKLEPLPRNSGIIFENKCHSDNLTFGNQNLVKTHIFERDHHGLLTGSPITDIKITLLTGRAHNKHTCGGDFREATFRALRQGLEKVESILLEPYYKFNIQVSSEYMGRVISDIQRLYGTFEPAEIYLDTTIINGRGPVATFMDYSMEVIAFTKGKGSISLMYDGYDICHNSEEIIESIGYNKNADIEYTSTSVFCSHGQGYLVPWDKADESMHCEFID; this is translated from the coding sequence ATGAAAAAGACAATAGGCATTTTAGCTCATGTTGATGCTGGGAAAACTACTTTCTCAGAACAATTGCTTTATCATACTAACAGTATTAAGAGTAGAGGAAGAGTGGATCATAAGGATTCATTTTTAGACAATCATGATATTGAAAGACAAAGGGGAATAACAATTTTCTCAGATCAAGGAGTATTTAAATTTAATAGTTCTACATATTATTTAGTTGATACCCCAGGACATATTGATTTTAGCTCAGAAATGGAGCGTTCAATTGCCATTATGGATTATGCAATTATTATTGTGAGTAGTGTTGAAGGGGTTCAAGGACATACTAAGACAGTTTGGAATTTATTAAGAAAATATAATGTTCCAAGTATATTTTTCATAAATAAATTAGATAGGGTTGGAGCAGATAAGAATAGAGTTATAAATGAAATAAGAAGAGATTTAACTAAAGATGTTTGCTTTGTAGATAATGTAAATGATTTTATAGATAAAATAAATTTAAGCGAGGAACTAATAGAGTTTATAAGTGAATATGATGATGTGCTTTTAGAAAAATATCTTAAAGGAAATTATGATGCTAACATTTGGGGAAGCACTTTAAAGAAATTAATAAAAGAAAATAGAGTATTTCCTTGTTTTGGAGGTTCTGCACTTATGGATGAGGGAGTAATAGAATTTCTTAATACATTAGATAATTTAACTTATACTGATTATAATGAGAAAAATGGTTTTTCAGGGAGAGTATATAAGATACGCTATGATGAAAATGGTAATAGGATTACTTTCATAAAAGCCTTATCTGGAACACTGAGAGTTAGAGATGAAATTAGATATAATGAAGAATATATTGAAAATAGCAATGTTGGAGATACTATTGCTAGCGGAATAACTGAAAAGATCACTGCCATAAGGATATACAATGGTAGTAAATTCAAAACAGTTAATTGTGTCGAAGCTGGAGATTTATTTGCAGTTCAAGGTCTTTCTAAGGCTGTAGCTGGCGATGGTTTAGGTTTATTAAAAGATAAGACTAAATTTGAAATGATCCCAACCCTAATGTCAACAGTTATTTTTGATAAAACATTAAATATTCGTGAAGTATTAAGATATTTTAAAATATTAGAAGCTGAAGATCCGTCCTTGAACATAATATGGAATGAAGCTTTGCAGGAAATTAACGTACATATAATGGGGAAAATACAACTAGAAGTTATAAAAGAAGTTGTAAAGGAAAGATTTAATTTAAAAGTTGAATTTGGTCCATGTCAAATTCTTTATAAGGAAACTATTGCAGATGTAACAATCGGTCGTGGACATTTTGAACCATTAAGGCATTATGCTGAAGTTCACTTAAAGCTCGAACCATTACCTCGAAATAGTGGTATTATTTTTGAAAATAAGTGTCATAGTGACAATTTAACTTTTGGAAATCAAAATTTAGTGAAAACACATATTTTTGAAAGAGATCATCATGGACTATTAACTGGATCACCAATAACTGATATTAAAATCACATTGCTAACAGGAAGAGCACATAATAAACATACTTGCGGAGGCGATTTTAGGGAAGCTACCTTTAGAGCTTTGAGACAAGGACTTGAAAAGGTTGAAAGCATACTTTTAGAACCATATTATAAATTTAATATACAAGTTTCAAGCGAATATATGGGCAGAGTTATATCAGATATTCAAAGATTATATGGGACTTTTGAACCAGCAGAAATATATTTAGATACAACAATTATTAACGGAAGAGGTCCAGTTGCGACATTTATGGATTATTCTATGGAAGTAATTGCTTTCACTAAGGGCAAAGGTAGCATTAGTTTAATGTATGATGGTTATGATATTTGTCATAATAGTGAAGAAATAATAGAATCAATAGGATACAATAAAAATGCTGATATAGAATATACATCTACATCGGTGTTTTGTTCACATGGTCAAGGATATTTAGTTCCTTGGGATAAGGCAGATGAATCAATGCATTGCGAATTTATAGATTAA
- a CDS encoding ribonuclease Z translates to MVDLLLLGCGGGMPMPNRFLSATLLSYKGRKILIDCGEGTQVSMRISNTGFKSIDVICITHIHGDHIVGLPGLLGTIGNSGRTEPITIIGPEGIEDTINKLRVIANWLPYKINIIENPRKPINIATEFADWNTIISTIELEHSAPCIGYSFDFKRQRKFDVEKATQNNVPKNLWGRLQKNEKKINFEGIDYTDEMVLGEERKGIKISITTDTRPIDSISDFIKESDFFICEGTYGDDEDLPKAIKNKHMTFTEAATLAENGKVKNLLLTHFGTAMTEPEEYVDNAKVIFNNSIIGFDRYKVTLNFEEE, encoded by the coding sequence ATGGTAGATTTGCTTTTATTAGGCTGTGGTGGAGGAATGCCTATGCCTAATAGATTTTTATCAGCTACATTGTTAAGTTACAAAGGACGAAAAATTCTTATAGATTGTGGAGAGGGGACTCAAGTATCTATGAGAATATCTAATACTGGTTTTAAGAGTATAGATGTTATTTGTATCACTCATATTCATGGTGATCATATAGTAGGGTTACCTGGTCTTCTTGGAACTATTGGAAATAGTGGTAGAACAGAACCTATAACAATAATAGGACCTGAAGGAATTGAAGATACAATTAATAAGTTAAGAGTAATTGCAAATTGGCTTCCGTATAAAATTAATATTATAGAAAATCCTAGGAAACCTATAAATATTGCTACTGAGTTTGCTGATTGGAATACAATAATTTCAACTATAGAATTGGAACATTCAGCACCATGTATTGGGTATAGCTTTGATTTCAAACGTCAAAGGAAATTTGATGTGGAAAAGGCAACCCAAAATAACGTGCCTAAAAATTTGTGGGGCAGACTTCAAAAAAATGAAAAAAAAATTAATTTTGAAGGGATAGATTATACTGATGAAATGGTACTTGGTGAGGAACGGAAAGGAATAAAAATCAGCATAACAACTGATACTAGACCTATTGATAGCATAAGTGATTTTATTAAGGAAAGTGATTTTTTTATATGTGAAGGAACTTACGGTGATGATGAAGATTTACCTAAAGCAATAAAAAATAAACATATGACCTTTACTGAAGCTGCAACTTTAGCTGAAAATGGGAAAGTTAAAAACTTATTGTTAACTCATTTTGGAACTGCTATGACTGAACCAGAAGAATATGTAGATAATGCGAAAGTAATATTTAATAATAGTATAATTGGTTTTGACAGGTATAAAGTTACGTTAAACTTCGAAGAAGAGTGA
- the larC gene encoding nickel pincer cofactor biosynthesis protein LarC: protein MKILYYDCFCGISGDMNLAALIDLGVPKEYLLEELTKLNLNSEFKINIEKSAKLGITGTRVDVLLNNNTQMPEEALSNNKHEHTHVHDHFNTNEHSHTYEPGHIHEHNHTHEHEHTHEHDESNHHHNDSHSEHSHNHEHHHRNLKDIEDIINSSDLSDKVKKLSLDMFIKVAEAEAKVHGKEIYEVHFHEVGAIDSIVDIVGAAICIDYLKVDKIIASPIQVGGGFVKCAHGLMPVPAPATTEILKTIPINTGIVQFETTTPTGAAIIAANVKEFTSKMNFSINKVAYGIGHKDLEIPNVLRVYLGETESLEQIEEQYILETNIDDMNPELYGYVEEKLFDAGALDVYKSSIFMKKGRPGIKLSVLINEKIEKDILDIIFEETTSIGVRKYKVEKIMLNREFSKVETEYGDITIKKSYYNGNLVKYKPEYEECRTIAKEQNISIDKIYKAVYKKNIN, encoded by the coding sequence ATGAAAATTTTATATTATGATTGTTTTTGTGGAATAAGTGGAGATATGAATTTAGCAGCTTTAATTGATTTAGGGGTACCTAAAGAATACTTATTGGAAGAACTAACAAAACTTAATTTGAATTCAGAATTTAAAATTAATATAGAAAAGTCTGCAAAGTTAGGAATAACAGGGACAAGGGTTGATGTTTTATTGAATAATAATACTCAAATGCCAGAAGAAGCTTTATCTAATAATAAACATGAGCACACTCATGTACATGATCATTTTAATACGAATGAACACAGCCACACATATGAGCCCGGACATATTCATGAACATAATCATACTCACGAGCACGAACACACTCATGAGCATGATGAGAGCAATCACCATCACAATGATAGTCATAGTGAACATTCGCATAATCATGAACATCACCACAGAAATTTAAAAGACATAGAAGATATAATAAATTCAAGTGACTTAAGTGATAAAGTAAAAAAACTTAGTTTGGATATGTTTATAAAGGTTGCTGAGGCTGAAGCAAAGGTTCATGGAAAAGAGATATATGAAGTACATTTTCATGAAGTTGGAGCAATTGATTCAATTGTAGATATAGTAGGTGCAGCTATTTGTATAGATTATTTAAAGGTTGATAAAATTATTGCTTCGCCAATACAAGTTGGAGGTGGGTTTGTTAAATGTGCCCATGGTCTTATGCCAGTGCCTGCACCAGCAACAACAGAAATATTAAAGACTATTCCTATAAATACTGGAATAGTTCAATTTGAAACAACTACTCCTACAGGTGCAGCTATAATAGCAGCAAATGTAAAGGAATTTACCTCTAAAATGAATTTTTCAATTAATAAGGTTGCTTATGGTATAGGACATAAAGATTTAGAAATTCCTAATGTTTTAAGAGTATATTTAGGAGAAACTGAAAGCTTAGAACAAATAGAAGAACAATACATATTAGAAACTAATATAGATGACATGAATCCAGAGCTTTATGGTTATGTTGAAGAAAAGCTTTTTGATGCAGGTGCATTAGATGTATATAAATCATCAATTTTTATGAAAAAAGGAAGACCAGGAATAAAATTAAGTGTTTTAATCAATGAGAAAATTGAAAAAGATATTTTAGATATTATATTTGAAGAAACTACATCAATTGGAGTAAGAAAATATAAGGTAGAAAAAATAATGTTAAATAGAGAATTTTCAAAGGTCGAAACTGAATATGGAGATATTACAATAAAAAAATCTTATTATAATGGGAATTTAGTAAAATATAAACCAGAATATGAAGAATGCAGAACAATAGCAAAGGAACAAAATATATCTATAGATAAAATATATAAAGCAGTTTATAAGAAAAATATAAATTAA
- the larE gene encoding ATP-dependent sacrificial sulfur transferase LarE: protein MINNEKYNELVNYLKGLGKVVLAFSGGVDSTFLLKVGKEALGENLKAVTIMSPYIPKWEIAEAEELVKELGVKHEIIKAPIIDSIKFNPEDRCYLCKTAVFNMILDVAKTQGYDCVIDGTNFDDISDYRPGLKALKELDVRSPLLECKVTKAEIRAFSKELGLNTWDKPPYACLLTRIPYGNELKEEDFEKIENAEKYMMSIGFRAVRVRCHGDLARIEVSKDDRSKLFNEELLDTIAEKIKECGFKYVSLDLQGYRVGSFNETIAKISEGQI, encoded by the coding sequence ATGATTAATAATGAAAAATATAATGAATTAGTTAATTATCTAAAAGGATTAGGAAAAGTTGTTTTAGCCTTTTCTGGTGGAGTTGATAGTACTTTCTTACTTAAAGTGGGTAAGGAAGCTTTAGGAGAAAATTTAAAAGCTGTGACAATAATGTCACCGTATATTCCTAAATGGGAAATAGCTGAAGCAGAAGAACTAGTTAAAGAATTAGGAGTAAAGCATGAAATTATAAAAGCGCCAATTATTGATTCAATTAAGTTTAATCCAGAAGACAGATGTTACCTTTGTAAAACAGCAGTGTTTAATATGATATTAGATGTAGCAAAAACTCAAGGATATGATTGTGTGATTGATGGTACAAACTTTGATGATATCAGCGATTATAGACCAGGTCTTAAAGCACTTAAAGAGTTAGATGTAAGGAGTCCTCTTTTAGAATGCAAAGTAACTAAAGCAGAAATAAGAGCATTTTCAAAGGAATTAGGCCTTAATACTTGGGATAAACCACCATATGCATGTCTTTTAACAAGAATTCCATACGGAAATGAGTTAAAAGAAGAAGATTTTGAAAAAATTGAAAATGCTGAAAAGTACATGATGAGTATAGGTTTTAGAGCTGTAAGAGTAAGATGCCATGGGGATTTGGCAAGAATTGAAGTTAGCAAGGATGATAGAAGCAAATTATTTAATGAAGAGCTTTTAGATACTATTGCTGAAAAAATAAAAGAATGTGGATTTAAATATGTATCTTTAGATCTTCAAGGATATAGAGTAGGAAGTTTTAATGAAACTATAGCAAAAATTTCAGAGGGACAAATTTAA
- the cplR gene encoding ABC-F type ribosomal protection protein CplR (Contributes to intrinsic pleuromutilin, lincosamide and streptogramin A resistance.), translating to MLAKFNKLKKYYGDRLILDIDTFEVFEKDRIGIVGRNGAGKTTMLKVLMGIIIPEEGEISLTDSYSYISQMENYYGECEENKVMKILKAPVKYDKFLSGGEKIKLKISKALSEDNKLIIADEPTSNLDSASISVLEKMLLSYNGALILVSHDREFLDSLCNTIVEIDEGKLKVYQGNYSKYIELKQEERKREEIEYNKYVTEKKQLEEAIIDKQDMRNKMRTTPKRMGNSEARLHKMGGQKQKRKLDKNIKAMKSRIDHLEVKEKPKNINETKVNIQKSAEIISNNIIEISKLNLYVNNELLIKEASFRIRKGIKAAIIGENGCGKSTLLKEILTRNNEYIRVANSALIGYFDQDQNILEEGKSILENVSKTSSFNQSFIRINLDNFGFKGDDVFKKVSSLSGGEKVKVALSKVLLSDNNVLVLDEPTNYLDIEAMEALERALINTEKTVILVSHDRKFIENICDFIIEIKDKILKGYEGSYKNYIKEKNKPQSNNNEKDIKEKLMVLRNRLSEIISLISIEKNELIKERLDHKYKLLLKEIRILELNNSKK from the coding sequence TTGTTAGCAAAATTTAATAAATTAAAAAAATATTATGGGGATAGATTAATCTTAGATATTGATACTTTCGAAGTCTTTGAAAAAGATAGAATTGGGATAGTTGGCAGAAATGGTGCTGGTAAAACTACTATGCTTAAAGTGTTAATGGGAATTATTATTCCAGAAGAAGGAGAGATTTCTTTAACAGATAGTTATTCATATATAAGCCAAATGGAAAACTATTATGGTGAATGTGAAGAAAATAAGGTAATGAAAATACTTAAGGCACCAGTGAAATATGATAAATTTTTGTCAGGTGGAGAAAAAATAAAATTAAAGATTTCAAAAGCTTTAAGTGAGGATAATAAACTAATAATTGCCGATGAACCAACTTCAAACTTAGATAGTGCAAGTATTAGTGTCCTTGAAAAAATGCTATTAAGTTATAATGGAGCTTTAATCCTAGTATCTCATGATAGAGAATTTCTAGATTCATTATGTAATACTATTGTAGAAATTGATGAAGGTAAATTAAAGGTTTATCAAGGTAATTATTCAAAGTATATAGAATTAAAACAAGAAGAAAGAAAAAGGGAAGAAATTGAGTATAACAAATATGTAACAGAAAAAAAACAATTAGAAGAAGCTATTATAGATAAACAAGATATGAGAAATAAGATGAGAACAACTCCTAAGAGAATGGGAAACTCTGAAGCTAGATTGCATAAAATGGGTGGACAAAAGCAAAAAAGAAAACTTGATAAAAATATAAAAGCCATGAAAAGTCGAATTGATCATTTAGAAGTTAAAGAAAAACCAAAAAATATAAATGAAACTAAAGTTAACATTCAAAAAAGTGCAGAAATAATTTCAAATAATATAATTGAAATCAGTAAGCTAAATTTATATGTTAATAATGAACTTTTAATAAAAGAAGCTTCATTTAGAATTAGAAAAGGAATAAAAGCTGCAATTATAGGTGAAAATGGCTGTGGAAAATCAACATTATTAAAAGAAATATTAACAAGAAATAATGAATATATAAGAGTAGCTAATAGTGCACTTATAGGTTATTTTGATCAAGACCAAAATATTTTAGAAGAAGGTAAAAGCATTCTTGAGAATGTATCAAAAACTAGCTCTTTTAATCAAAGTTTTATAAGAATTAACCTTGATAATTTTGGATTTAAGGGTGACGATGTTTTTAAAAAAGTTAGTTCATTGAGTGGTGGCGAAAAAGTTAAAGTTGCACTTAGTAAGGTTTTACTTAGCGATAATAACGTATTAGTATTAGATGAACCAACAAATTATTTAGATATTGAGGCAATGGAAGCATTGGAAAGGGCATTAATAAATACTGAAAAAACAGTTATTTTAGTTTCCCATGATAGAAAATTCATTGAAAATATATGTGATTTTATAATTGAAATTAAAGATAAAATTTTAAAAGGGTATGAAGGAAGTTATAAGAATTATATTAAGGAGAAGAATAAACCTCAAAGTAATAATAATGAAAAAGATATTAAAGAAAAGTTAATGGTATTAAGAAATAGGCTGTCGGAAATAATTTCTCTTATATCAATAGAAAAAAATGAGTTGATTAAAGAAAGGTTAGATCATAAATATAAACTATTGTTGAAAGAGATTAGGATTTTGGAATTAAATAATAGTAAGAAATAA
- a CDS encoding lysophospholipid acyltransferase family protein, translating to MFFKKICYGFYMLWIRIKGYKFWYIKKTKGEPAAIEYLKKVGYLWSKFTMDIIGIDLEVTGLENIPKEACVFIGNHSSILDIPILLYKTDRALGFISKKEILKTPIIGYWLRNSKCVPIDRENPRAAIESINKAIKNINEGYSMVIFPEGTRNKEGKVGPFKKGSLRLATKSKAPIVPVSIDRASRAFEDTRTFVPTKIKVVFGKAVETKNLSKEEEANLADNIRNIIITNLNN from the coding sequence ATGTTTTTCAAAAAAATATGCTATGGCTTCTATATGCTTTGGATTAGAATTAAGGGATATAAGTTTTGGTATATAAAAAAAACTAAAGGCGAACCAGCAGCTATAGAATATCTAAAAAAAGTAGGATATTTATGGAGTAAGTTTACAATGGATATTATAGGTATAGATTTAGAAGTAACAGGTTTAGAGAATATACCTAAAGAGGCTTGTGTTTTTATAGGGAATCATTCAAGTATATTGGATATACCTATACTACTTTATAAAACAGATAGAGCATTAGGATTTATATCTAAAAAGGAAATATTAAAAACTCCTATAATAGGTTACTGGCTTAGAAATAGCAAATGTGTTCCTATTGACAGAGAAAATCCACGAGCTGCTATTGAATCTATAAATAAAGCTATAAAAAATATTAATGAAGGGTATTCAATGGTAATTTTTCCAGAAGGAACAAGAAACAAAGAAGGAAAAGTTGGGCCTTTTAAAAAAGGAAGCTTAAGACTTGCAACTAAATCAAAAGCTCCAATAGTACCAGTAAGTATAGATAGAGCATCTAGAGCTTTTGAAGATACAAGAACATTTGTCCCTACAAAGATAAAAGTTGTTTTTGGAAAAGCAGTAGAAACCAAAAATTTATCAAAAGAAGAAGAAGCTAATTTAGCTGATAATATAAGAAATATAATTATTACGAATTTGAATAATTAA